The stretch of DNA ATGAAAAATTCTCAAGACGAGTCCTTATATTTAATGGACAAAGTTAAAACAGCTGATCCGATAGTTAATTTAGGTGAAATTTCTGATTTTAATCAGATACCAGCAATGACCATCATTTCCAGCCAATATGACCTGCTTAAATTAGGCAGTGATGCCTTTATTAAGAAGGCGGCTGAGCAAGGCAAAAAAATCAATTCAATACGCTATTTAGGCTGCGATCACGGCTTTTTTGACCTAATTGGGATCGCACCTCAAGCAGAAGAAGTCTGTTTAGAAATAGCGGATGAAATTCATAAAGTTATGGAATAGTTTCTAAAGATCTAAGGTATGTAAGATGAAAAAATGTTCTGTCAAAACAGTTACCAGCTTGTTAGCATTGGTAATGCTTAGTGCTGCTGGTGCTGAAACTATTGGTAATTCAGGTGTACCTGCAGTTGCTGCAACTAAGGCAAGTGTAAGTAGTAAGAAATTACCGTACAGCTTAAAACTGAAAGGTGTCGATAACGCAAGAAAAATCACTGGTTTAATCGGGACTAAGAAGCGCAAGCTGAAAGCTAATAAATTGCTGCGAACTGGCAAATTATATACGGCCACAAAAGGTGATTTAAAGACTTTAACTAAAAAGTATCATTTGACTGATGTCATTGATTTGCGTGGTCAAACAGATGCCACTACTCAACCTGATCCCAAGATCACTGATGTCAAAGAACATGTTATTGACTTATATGGTACGGACTTTTTAAATGATTTAGCTAAAAAGCAAGCCGCTGTTAAAGAAAACCTGATTGCACAGGAGGGGAAGGAAGCTGAATTTGCTCAGGAACCCAAATATATCGAATATATGAATTGGGGCGGCAGTCCTACTGCTTATGTACAAAATTTTTCTGATGTGATGCGTAGCTTAGCTAGTTCTAAAAACAGCCAGCAAGGTTATCGCCAAGTGTTTAAAGTCTTATTGAAGAGTAGGGGTGCCACAGATATCCATTGCACTTCCGGAAAAGATCGCACAGGAACTACTGTAGCTTTGGTCTTATCAGCACTGGGTGTTAGCCGTAAGCAAATTAAGCAAGATTATTTATTGTCGAATAATTATTATGAAAAGGCAATCACTGCCAGAAAGCAGGAATTGGCTGCTAAAAATTTTCCTCAAGGATTCATTGACGCTCAAAATGCTATAATCGGAGTTTCTTCAACTTGCCTTGATGCCTTCTTTGACGAAATTGATACTAATTATGGCTCTACTAAGTCTTATTTAATTAATCAAGTAGGATTAACCAACAAGCAAATTAAACAGTTGCAAAATAAGTTTTTAAAGTAAAAACGTTTTCAGAGATACGATCATGTCGTATTTTGAAACAAATGATACTGAATTTATTGAAAGTATTGTAATAGATAAATTGCTTGATATATTTAATTTAGTAAACGATTCGCTAAAAATATTGAAATTATTAAAGATAATGAATGAGATGTCAGAAGACAATTTACATCGGGATGCACACCAGCATTTTAAGAAGTATACTAATGAACTCTATAATAATAAAAATTGGAGTTTATTCCGAAAAAATTGATAAAGGGAACAAGTAGCTATGCTACACTTGAAGTGAAAAATATGTTATTTATTTGAATTCGATTAGTAGTAATTTTCTACTCTGTTGTTTTATTTATCTTGTTCTCAATTGAGGATTGAAATGTAGTATTTATTTTTGGAAAATCATGTGTCAGATAAAAATAATAAGTAAAAAAAGGAACATTGATGTTGGCAATGCTCCTTTTTTGTATGGAGATAATTAATGAGAAGTTAAGAAAGTAAATGGAAAGAACTGTAAGAAATAAATAGACTAGAAGAAAAAATATGGAAAACCATATTAAGATTTTTGTAGTAAATACAGATAATCAGGAATTGATAGCAGCGATAAATAAATTTGAGCCTTCAATGTATGAAGTAAGTAAGAAAACTTACATAGCCATTGGGTAACTTGGTTTGTTTGTTGATAAGAACTTGCTTAAGCTAAATGAAAGACCTGACTATGTTGAAAATAAGAATTATATTTATGAAGCCAAATTATATTATGAAACTGATATCCATTGGTATAATAAAGTAGGCAAACGTTGTGCTAATGTCAATTACATTACCTTAATGTTGGTAGCTAATGGGTTGTTAAATCTGAAATTATTGTACTACTTTTAATAGTAGCTTGATACACTTAATTAGCTAGTTGATCAGGAAATCAAATGATTCTTGGCTTAAAAACTTGCAGCTGATATTTACGGTTGTGTGATTTTAAAAAATAGTGGTATTATTAATGTGAAAATAATGAGCTTTTATTAAGGGGGTACAAATGTTATGAAAGTAAAAAAACAGATCTTAATGTACATGTGTGCCATTGTATTAGGACTAGGAGTTGCTGGCTTAAGTGCCGTGAATATAACTGATATCAGTGCTGCTAGTTATAATACTAAGACAGTTTATAAATTGAGTAATATCAAATTCTCTTATGATACTGATAAGAAACAGTTGCAAGTTAAAGGTAATGCCAAAGGATTGAAAAAAGTTAAAATTTTTTATAATAATAAAAAAATAAAAACAACTAAAGTTAACAAACAAGGTAACTTTAACGCTAATTTAACCTTCAAAGGATATCAAGGATTAACTTTGTATGGTGTGAATAAAAATAATCAAAAAGCAACACCTAAAATGAAAGTAAGTAGAGAGCAATATGCCGCTCCAACTCCAACAGTGATAAAAGCTGTGCGGGAATCAGATGGTTCTGCTACCTATAATGTAGAAACTAATAAGGGTTGTACGTTAGACTTTTATTATGGTAATGAAAAAATTATAGCTGTTAAAGTTACTGCTGAAAATACGCAGGTAGTCTTGCCTGCTAGTGAACTTAAGAATAAAGTTGGTCACTTTAATGTAAGACAAGAGCGGCCGGGAAAGAAAGACAGCTCACTTTGTAAGGCAGCTATCCCTGATATTGGCACTACAGTTGTTACAAGCTTCTAGCAATCTTAGAAGTTAATAATGTTTTTTAAATCCGTCCTGGATAGCTTCTCTAAGTTATTGTTTAGGGCGTTTTTTTTTGATTATTGTTAAAGTAATTTAATTTTTAAAAGGCTACGGCTATCCAATTGGTCGCGCCATCATTAGTTTAATGAGCAAACTAATGATGACAAATAAAACAACACTAATACCAAATAAAAGTTGCCGAAAATGGCGACTTTTTGTATTATCAAAACTAAAAACAAGACTGAAACTGGCAAAGACAATTAAGATGCCGGTACTTAATAATAAAATAAACATTGAGCGCTCTTTTCTAATTTATGACTTAATTAAACCATACTGGCTTGTTTTTAACCTATTAAATCAGGTATCATTGTATCAAGATGGAGGCTTTTATGATGAAAATTAAGGTAATGACGGTTTTTGGTACTAGACCTGAAGCAATTAAAATGGCGCCATTAGTGCTTAAGCTTAAGGCAGATAACCGTTTTGATGAAGTAACGGTAGTTAGTGCGCAGCACCGTGAGATGCTGGACCAAGTTCTAGAAATTTTTAAAATTAAGCCGGATTACGACTTTAACATTATGAAACAGAATCAATCACTTGAAGAAATTACGGCCAAGGTAATGATTGACTTAGCCAAAGTGATTAGGAAAGAAAAGCCGGATATTGTGCTGGTACACGGTGATACAACGACTAGTTTTGCGGCTAGTTTAGCTAGCTTTTATGAGCAGAGTACAATTGGGCACGTTGAGGCAGGGCTGCGAACTTGGAACAAGTATTCGCCGTATCCTGAAGAAATGAATCGGCAGATGACTGATGATTTAGCTGACTTATACTTTGCGCCAACTGAATTAAGTAAAGCGAATTTGTTAAAAGAAAATCATCGTGCTAATAATATTTTTGTCACTGGTAATACTGCAATTGATGCTCTCAAGCAAACGGTTCAACAAGATTATCATCATGATGTCCTTGATTTAATCGCACCGGGTCATAAGGTCATCTTGGTAACGATGCATCGCCGTGAAAATCAGGGTGAACCGATGCGGCGCGTGTTTAAGGTGATGAAGCAGGTGGTTGACAGTCATGAGGATGTTGAGATTATCTATCCTGTCCACTTGTCACCGCGTGTTCAACAAGTTGCTCAAGAAATTTTAGGTAATGATCCACGCATTCATCTGATTGCACCACTTGATGTGGTCGATTTTCATAATTTAGCCAAACGCAGTTACTTCATTATGACGGATTCAGGCGGTGTGCAAGAAGAAGCACCTTCACTTAATAAGCCGGTCTTAGTTTTGCGGGATACAACAGAACGTCCAGAGGGTGTCAAGGCTGGTACACTTAAATTAGTTGGTACTGAAGTTGATGCGGTACGTGAAGCGATGCTTAATTTGCTTGAAAATAAGGCAGCTTATCAAAAAATGGCTAGCGCCAAAAATCCATATGGTGACGGTCATGCTTCCGACCGAATTATGGATGATATTGCATATTATTTTGCAAAGCCGCACGGAAAAAAACCAGCAGATTTTGAATAGGAAATGTATTGTACTTGGGTTTAACAAATTTTGCTTCAATTTCTATTTATATACAATATTGACAAAAAATAAAGCTGTTAGAGTGAATTACTCTAACAGCTTTATTTTTTTACGATGATTTTATTTTGAACAATGTTCATTATAGATTGTAATTTTAACAGAAAGTATAATTTTGATGGCCTTGATTTTAAAAGTAACATGGTTGGCTATGCTGCTTAATTATAATCTTGCAAAATTAAATTAAGGCCTGAGTAACCGTTTTTTGAATGAAATCTTTGTTGCTCTTTAAGAAATCAATGAAATTTAAAATTTCAGGTGATAATTCTCTGTCAGAGTTATAAACAAGATAAACTTGTCTAGTATTTTTAGGTAAAGTAAGTTTGATTTTGTGAATACTGAAACCACTTAAATAAATAGTATTAGCAACAATTCCAACTGCATTATCGGCAATCACTTGACCAGCGATTGCTAATTCATCGTGTAAACGATTGATAATTGTTAGATCTGGTGTACTTGCTAAAAGTGCAGCTGTAACATCTTTACCAATTTGTATATTTTGTGAATAAGTAATTAAGTTGTCGCCACGTAATTCTTCTGGTGATATTTCTGTGATTTCTGCAAGATTACTTTCTTTAGCAACAATTGCAATAATATCTTCAGTGTATAAGGGTAGGTAAGTGAAATTATCAAATTCTGGTACAAATGAACAAATTCCTAGATCATATCGCCCGGCGTTAATCCCTTGGCAAATTTGCAGTGAAGGATTGTCGTGATAAATAAAATGTGCTTTTGTTAAGCTATCAGTTTTAAATTTTTTAACGATCTTAGGTAGTAAAGTACCAATTGCAGTTGGAATACTAGCAATATGAATGTTATGTTGATCTTGGCTGACCATTTGAGTGAGTCTTTTTTTACCATTTTCTAAAGAATTTAAGGTTTTAGTAACGGTAGCATAAAAGTTGCGACCGTACTTTGTCAATACAACATTATGACCTGAATGGATGAAAAGTTGACAATTTAATTCTGATTCTAGTTGTTTAATTGCAACCGAAAGAGTAGGTTGTCCGATAAAAAGATTAGCTGCAGCCTTAGTATATTGTTTTTGATCGGCTACTTCACGAAAATAATAGAGTTGATTTAGATTCATAAAAATACCTCTTAAAAGTTTTACTCTAAAAAGTATACACTTTTGTCATCGTCGATTAGGAAATTTGTGATTTTTATTATTATTCATAAAAATGATACATGTTAAATAATTATGAATTTTACTATTTAGAGTTTTGTTTAGATAATAAATTACGAAATTTGTGATTTTTTAAAAGGTGGTTTTATGAAGAAAGAAGAAAGTTACGTTGGAGCAGCAGCTTCAGTTTATTTAAACTATGCAGTTGTCGGTGCTGCAACAATTTTTATTAGTCAATATCGCGAAGTTTTAGCGCAGTCTTGGCACGCAACATCTGCAGCAATTTCATTGGTAATGGCAATGGTTGGCCTAGGTAGAATTATTACAATTCTATTTGCTGGTGCAATTTCAGATAGAATTGGTAGAAAGAAGACCTTATTGATTGCTTTAGTGTGTGATGCAATTTTCTTAATAGGTGCCGCTTTTGCTAATAATGTTTGGGTGGCTGGCATTGCTGCCATGTTCTTTGGTGCAACTAACTCATTTGGTGATACAGCTGGCTATCCTGCTTTAGCTGATGCATTTCCAGACAAAACTGCAACAATGAATTCATTTGTAAAAGCAGCAATGCAGATTATGCAAATGATTTTTCCGTTTTGTGTTAAGTTGATTCATGATCCAAGAATTACGGCGTGTTTGCTGGTTTTGCTGATAATAATTGATACAATTATTACCATGAAAACAGCGTTTGCACCACAACTTGAAGGAGCAGAAGCTGATGAACAAGAAAAGAGTACTGAAGATAAAGCAGAGGGTGGGAGTCAACCTAAATTGGCAATTGATGGCTTAATGCTAATTATTTTAGGCTTTACGATGTGCTTTACTTTTTATATCTTTTCATTGTATGCACCATATTATGGACAATATGTTTTGAATGAATCCGCAGCAAATGCTAATCAGTTAGTTTCTTGGTATTCAATTGCTTCGTTAATTTCTGTCTTTGTGACTTCGGTATTGGTAACCAAAATTAAACGATTAGTTTTGATTATAATCTATTCTATCGTGTCAGCTTTAGGTCTCCTCTTTATGGTACTTAGACCGTCATTAATTGCTGGTGAAATTGGTTCATTATTAATTGGTTTCTTTGCTGCTGGTGGAATTTGGCAAGTCGGCTTGTCAGTTTTGACATCATATTTCCCACAAGGTCATGGTAAGATCACTTCTTACTACAGTTTTGCACCTGCAGTTGTGTATTTTGTAGCTCCATTGGTAGCTGCTTTCGTTTTGAAAGCTAATTCAATCAGTACTCTAGCAGTATTTTGGTTTACAGCAATCATTACGATTGTTTCAGTTATTTTAACGCTAGTATTAATTATTCGCAGTCGTAATTTCAAAGTTGAAAATTAGAATAGGGAATTTGCTATGGTAAAGAAAACAATTAAAACACAAGCAGAAGGTCGTAATGGTCAAATCGATTTTGAAATTGAAATTAATGATAACTACATTAATGATTTGACAGTAACAAAAAGTGCTGAAACACCAGCAATTTTTAATCAAGCCTTTGCTAAGCTAAAGGATGAAGTTATTTCTGAACAAAGTTTTGAAGTTGACGCAATTTCTGGAGCATCAATTATGACACAAGCAATGCTGGATTCAGGTAAAGCAGCATTACTAGAAAATAATGTTACTCTGAACTCTAAAACTAAAAATATTAGTCATAAAGAAGAAATATTAACTGCTGATGTAGTTGTTATTGGCTCTGGTATGGCAGGATTGATGGCCGCTTCACGTGCGTTGTCAATGGGAAAAAGCGTTATTGTCTTAGAAAAGAATGGCTATCTTGGTGGTGCAACTGCTTTAAATGGCTCTAATGTTGTTGCTACTGGTTCTAAATTGGCAAGTAAACTGTTTGGTCAAGATGCTAAGAAAGACACAGCTAAACTATTATTCGATGATATAACACGTGAAAGTCGTGGTACTAACTATCCACAACTATCTAACTTATTAGTAAACAATATTGGTCGAGCAATTGACTTTATTACTGATTTTGCTGATTTAACTTATCAAAAGGCTGAAACACAAACTATTGAACATTCAGTTGATCGACAAGTTGAAATGCCAACTCAGAGTTCTTATGAGATTGTAATGAAGGTTGCTAAAGCATTTGAAGAAAAAGGTGGCAAGATTATACTTGATGCTCGAGTAGAGCAATTAAAGCAAAACAATCAAGGTGAACTTGTTTCTTTAGTTGCTGAAGGAAGGCACCAAACACTTAAAGTTAACTTTAAATCATTAATTTTAGCTGCTGGTGGCTGGGGAGCTAGAGACTATCAAAAGCATAAAACTAATATTCCTTATTATGGTCCAATGACATCAACGGGTGACTATTTCGATTTTACTAAGGATTTAAACCTAATTAGTCGTAATCTTGATTGGTACAAGGTATATCCACATGGTTTAGAGGTTGAACCTGGTATTGCAAAATTAACAACTTACTCGACTAAAGAAGCAACTGATATGGGTGCAATCTTTGTTAATACAGATGGTAAACGTATTGTAAATGAATCTGCACCATATACTCATTTTAGGGATGCAATCGCTGAGCAAAAAGATCAAGTTGCATACATTGTTATGGATGAAAGAACATGGAATCGTTTCTATGAATTGCTACTTAAATATGGCTTTACAGCTGATGAAGTTCAAGGATTCTTTGACCTTGATGGCAAAAAGAGCCCAGTTTTAGTTAAGGGCGACTTGGCAACAGTTGCTCAAAAAGCTGGAATTAATGCTGAAGTTTTACAAAAAACTGTTGCTTCATATCAAGAAGCTGTTAAGGCAGGACAGGACACTGAGTTTGCTCGTCCGGCTAAATTTATGCACGAATTTGAAGGTTCTACATATTATGTTATAGAACAAAAATTGCGGTATTGTACAACTTTAGGCGGTTATGAGACTAATAACCAAATGCAATTGCTTAATACAGACTTAACTGCTGTTAAGAATTTTTATGCTGCAGGTGAAATTATTGGTGGGGCTAATGGTCATGATTCGATGCCAAGTATGATGAATTCATGGAGTTATGCTTCTGGATTTGTTGCAGGAACAGCGGCTGCTGATAATACAAATTTTTATCAAGTAGAACCAACTGATGCAGCTTCTGGAGCCTCTAGTAAGTAAAATTAATAGTTAAGATAATTTATAAAGGAGAAAAATAATGAAAAACGAAATTACAGGTGTAAATGGTCCAATTACCGGCTGGCTTGATGGTCATACTTATTTAATCGGATTAATGGCATATCCAATTCGTCATTCAATGTCACCAACGATGCATAATAATTCTTTTGCTAAATTGGGCTTAAATTTCACTTATCTTTGTTTTGAAATTGGTAATGATAAGTTAAAAGGAGCTGTAGATGCAATTCGGACTTTGGATATGCGCGGTTCCAACGTTTCAATGCCAAATAAAAAAGAAGTTATTCAATATTTGGACAAATTGTCTCCAGCTTCTGAAATGTGTGATGCCGTTAATACTATTGTTAATGATCATGGTGTTTTGACTGGATACACAACTGATGGGATTGGTTTTGTTCAATCTCTCAAAGATGAAGGAATTGACGTTAAAGATAAGGTTATGACTTTAGCAGGCGCAGGTGGTGCAGCAACGCCAATTGCTGTTCAATCTGCCCTAGATGGTGTTAAAGAAATTAAAATTTTTAATATTAAAGACGATAAATGGGCTCGAGCTGAAAAGACAGTTAGAATTATCAGTGAAAAGACTGACTGTAAAGTTTCTCTAACAGATTTAGCAGATCAAGATGCTTTTAAAGAAGCGATTGCAGCTAGTGACATTTATTGTGATGCTACTGGTGTAGGGATGAAACCACTCGAAGATCAATCTTTAGTAGAAGATCCTTCTTGGTTCCATAAAGATATGGTTGTTTTTGACACGGTTTATGCACCTAGAACAACTAAATTAATGAAAGTTGCTCAAAAAGCAGGTGTTAAGCATGTTTTTGATGGCATCGGCATGATGATTGATCAGGGTGCTGCTTCATTTAAATTATGGACAGGACAAGATATGCCAACTGATTACATTAGAGAAATCATGTTTTCTGAAGAAGACAAATAATTAAGGGGAAATTATGTCTACAGTAAAAATTAGAAATATTATTTTGGGAGAGGGCTTGCCCAAAATAGCAGTTCCTAATGTCGGAACTAATGAAGAAGAAATCTTTGCTGCTGCTGAAAAGATTGCTATTGCTAAGCCCGATCTAATGGAATGGCGCATTGATTATTATGTTGCTGGAATTCAAGATAATACTAAGTTAATTGCAACAGCTAAAAAACTACGCAAAATTGTTGTTGACTTGCCAATTTTGATAACCTTTAGAACTAAAAATGAGGGTGGCGTTTTACGTTTAAGTGATGAAATTTATTTAAATTTAGTACAAACAATTATTGAGCAGCGTTTAGGTGATGCAGTAGATATTGAATTGTTCCATGATGAAACGAGAGTTAAAGAACTTGTTCAAATGGCACATAACTACAATGTTGTTGTTATCATGAGTAATCATGATTTTGAAAAAGTACCACCTAAGGATGTTATTGAATTTAGATTAAAGAAGATGGCAGAATTGGGTGCAGATATTGCTAAGTTGGCTTGCATGCCACATAATGCTAAAGATGTTTTAACGTTACTCGCAGCAACTAATGAGGTTCATCAAGCTATTGATCAACCATTAATTACGATGGCAATGGGTGAAATTGGTAAGGTAACAAGAGTGGCTGGTCAGTTATTCGGCTCAAGTCTATCCTTTGGTGCTGTTGGTAAAACATCAGCACCAGGCCAGTTATCAATTGAAGATTTACGTAATACTGAAAGCTACTTGGCTTTTTAGTAGTGCTAAAAACCACAAGATAAATTATCTTGTGGTTTTTTTGTTATATAAGTAGTAAAAAGCTAGAATATTTTGATTGTAAAAGAAATTTTAGCTGTTGACTGATGTAAGTGTAACTAAGGTTTCATAAAGTACTAGAAGTTATTCACGATTAGGCTTTAACATGATAGCGATGGTGAATACTAAAAGTACTGCAAGGAATGCAATGATGATGTCAGATCCTAATGCCAAATAAGTACTTGATTTAAAAAGTTGTCCTGAGATAATTGGTACCGAAATTGAAGCTAAACTACCAAAAAAGTAATAAAGACTAGTCATCAGTCCTCGGTGTTTAGGATGAAGGTTCATTAAAACAGTTAAACCAAGTTGCATAGCTCCACCCGCTGAACCGAAGCCGAATGTCATACAGGCTAAAGTGATAATCACTGTTTGTTTGTTGATTAAAATTATTGTTAAGGCTAGAAGGGCCAAACTATTACAAATAACTAGTAATTTGGTATTGTTTACTTTTTTGCGGGATAATAAATAAAGTGTAATAACACCAAGCATAGAACCAACGCTATAGGAAGACATTAAGCCGTGACTAATGATGTTGGAATAATGTAAGAATCGAGTACCGTAAATACTAATCCATTGTGTAAACCAAATCATTAGCGCCATGGAAGCATAGCCATAAATACTTAACAAAACTGTTAAGAAAAGATTCGTTTTGTTTGATATTCCTGAAAAGTTTTCAATTTCTTGAGTTTCTTCAATACCCAAATTTGGAAAATGAATTGGTAAAAGCAAGAAAAAGTTTAAGGAAATTAATAATCCCATAATAATGAATGACCAGCCATACCATAAATTTGCTTGTTGTAAAGCAGTAACAATTAAGGGTAATATGAACTCACCGATTGAAGTAAATCCTTTAATTAAAATGGTAGCATAGCCTTCACCATGATTAATTTCAACTAAAGTAGTATAAGTTCCAGCATCAAGTAGTGAATTTCCTAATCCGGTTAATGTTGTCATGCAATATAAAACGATTAAGTTTGGTGCAAGGATAATACCCCAAGCAAAGATAAAGTAGCAAAGCATGCCACTAATAATTGTAGCTTTACGTGGGTAACGATCAGAAAGATAGGCAGTGAGAAGATAACCGAGCAAACGACCAATTCCTGTTCCTGATGTGATAAAAGAAATTTGAGCAATCGTTGTATTAAAAGTTTGACTTAAATTTGCCATGTTTTGCGCAATAATAATTAAACTAAATCCGTGAACCAAATAATTTAGGTATAAACTTGTAGTTAAACGCATACGTTGTTTGGCTGATAATGTGGCAGTATTTTTCATATAACCTCCTATATTTGAACTAATAATTGATTGTAAAGCATGAGACACTTTAATGATGTGTTGCTAATTACACAATCATTATTATCAATTAGTTCTAAAAATAGGTAAAATTAATTTTTTTAATACATTTTGAATAAAAAATGATTTGTTTTTATTTGATAAAAGTAAAAACTAGTCAAAACAAAAAGCAAAAATTCAATTAAGAATTTTTGCCTTTTTTATTTGTTATTTTTATGATTTTGAATTCGCTTCTTAGCACGTTCAATCATGGTTGTTTCTTGTGCTTGGAATACTGACCTTGTTGTCAGATAATTGAAAATCCCAACCAGGAGTTGATCAACTATCTTAACGAGTAAGGCATTTAAATGCAGCCATGAAATACCAACGGACATAATCATCTGGTCAGGAATTAAACTAATAATTCTGTAAGTGAAAAAAACAATCAACTTATGCCAGGTTGAGTGATCTTGGTCAACATTGTTGATAAAGACAGCTTTTTGATTAAAGAAGTAGGAAGCTAAATTAGAAATTACAAACGCGATAATATTAGAAAAGAAAACTGAACCGCCCCACCATTTGTGTAGAGCCATGAAGACAATTGTATTAATTAATGCAGCAATAAAGCCAAAAATCATATAGACAAATAAGTTGCGGTGTCGTTTAACAAACTTAATGGGATGCCGCCATGGATTAATTCTATTAGCCATTTAATCGCTCAGCCATTTCCTTTGCAGCCTTGTCAATTGCATCGATAGCCGCATCATCTGGTGCATTTTCGATTGTTACAGGTTTAACGATTTCTTCAGCGCCGACTTGCTTAAACATTTTTTCAAAATCAAAAACATTTTCACAAAAATGATCATTGTAAGTCTTATCACCACTGCCCATTACGGCAAAGTATTTACCACTTAAATCTAGTTCTCTTAATTGTTCATAAAAATCAGCAACATCATCAGTCATTTTGCCTTCACCATAGGTGTAGGTAACGAAGATGCAAAGGTCACTTGCTAAATAATCGCTGGCATCAGTAAACTCAGCCTCACTGGTTTCCACGTCAAAATCATAATCTTGCAGATCTTCTTCTAAAATATCTGCCATATCTGCATCATTACCAGTCATACTAGCGTAGACAATTCTTGCCTTCATGCTTTTCATACCTTTCGTATTTAATTCATCATATTATTATACATAATTTAGACAGATTGATGAAAATCTTTAGTAAACTTTTAAAAAACGCTATAATGTAAACAAAGATGATTTTTAAGAGGAGAGTTAGTTTTGATTACAATTAAATCGATTAGAGAACTTAAAGGGATGCAGGCTTCAGGCCGGTTATTAGCATCAATGTTTGAAGGTTTGCGCGCTGTGATTAAGCCGGGAATTACAACTTGGGAGATTGAGGAGTTTTGTCAAAAATTTGTTAAGAGCCGCGGCGGACGTCTGTCTGAACAAGGTTTTGAAGGGTATAAGTACGGTACCTGTATCTCAGTTAATGACCAGATTGCTCACGCAACGCCGCGTAAAGACACCATTTTAAATGAAGGTGACTTGGTTAAGGTTGATGTTACTTGTAATCTTAACGGCTTTGAAACTGATTCTTGTACCACTTACCCAGTTGGTAAAATTTCGGATGCCGACCGTGATTTGATGGAAACAACCAAAAAGGCAATGTACCTCGGAATCGATCAAGCGATTTTGGGTAACCGAATTGGTGATATTGGTGCGGTAATCCAACATTTTGTCGAAGATGAACACGGCTACGGCGATGTTAAAGAGTTAGTTGGCCACGGCATCCAGCCAAGTATCCATGAAGATCCAGAAGTACCGCATTGGGGCAAGGCTGGTCATGGCTTGCGGTTGCGTGAAGGCATGACAATCACGGTTGAGCCAATGGTTGAAGCTGGCGGCGACTGGCGCATTGAACAAAAGACAGTTAGTGATCCTAACGATGATTGGGTTTATTATGCGACACCAGATGGTTCTAAGTCGGCACAGTTTGAACATACTTTTGCCATTACCAAGGATGGGCCAAAGATTTTAACTTTGCAAAAGCCGTATGATGGCTATGAAAAATATTTGCCA from Lactobacillus sp. ESL0785 encodes:
- the map gene encoding type I methionyl aminopeptidase; translated protein: MITIKSIRELKGMQASGRLLASMFEGLRAVIKPGITTWEIEEFCQKFVKSRGGRLSEQGFEGYKYGTCISVNDQIAHATPRKDTILNEGDLVKVDVTCNLNGFETDSCTTYPVGKISDADRDLMETTKKAMYLGIDQAILGNRIGDIGAVIQHFVEDEHGYGDVKELVGHGIQPSIHEDPEVPHWGKAGHGLRLREGMTITVEPMVEAGGDWRIEQKTVSDPNDDWVYYATPDGSKSAQFEHTFAITKDGPKILTLQKPYDGYEKYLPHFDEMDD